In one Bacillus thuringiensis genomic region, the following are encoded:
- the uppP gene encoding bacitracin resistance undecaprenyl-diphosphatase has translation MADWLIGLIMGAVEGLTEFLPVSSTGHMILTGHLIGFNDERAKVFEVVIQLGSILAVVVIFWKRLWSLVGIGKVTDGPSLNLLHIIIGMIPAGVLGVLFHSTIKEVLFGPGPVVISLVAGGILMIVAEKFSKPSTARTLDEITYKQAFTIGMFQCLALWPGFSRSGSTISGGLLARVSHTAAAEYTFILAVPMMVAASGLDLIKSWDVLSSADITLFVTGFVTAFVVAMLAIVSFLKLLSRVKLTPFAYYRFILAAVFYFFIM, from the coding sequence GTGGCTGATTGGTTAATTGGTTTAATCATGGGTGCTGTTGAAGGGTTAACAGAGTTTCTACCAGTATCATCAACAGGACATATGATTTTAACAGGACATTTAATTGGATTTAACGATGAGAGAGCGAAAGTTTTTGAAGTTGTTATCCAATTGGGATCGATTTTAGCAGTTGTTGTTATATTTTGGAAGCGTCTATGGTCGTTAGTTGGAATAGGTAAAGTAACAGACGGACCATCGTTAAATTTATTACATATTATTATCGGGATGATTCCTGCCGGGGTACTTGGCGTATTATTCCATAGCACTATTAAAGAGGTTTTATTTGGTCCAGGACCAGTTGTTATTAGCTTAGTAGCCGGTGGTATTTTAATGATTGTTGCTGAGAAGTTTTCGAAACCAAGTACAGCAAGAACGTTAGATGAAATCACATATAAACAGGCATTTACAATTGGAATGTTCCAATGTTTAGCTCTTTGGCCAGGATTTTCTCGTTCTGGTTCTACAATAAGTGGTGGTTTATTAGCTCGCGTGTCGCATACAGCGGCAGCTGAATATACGTTCATTTTAGCGGTACCGATGATGGTAGCTGCAAGTGGCTTAGATTTAATTAAAAGCTGGGATGTATTAAGCTCAGCAGATATAACGCTATTTGTAACAGGATTTGTAACTGCATTCGTTGTTGCGATGCTTGCAATTGTTTCATTCTTGAAATTATTATCTCGTGTAAAACTAACACCGTTCGCTTATTATCGTTTCATTTTAGCTGCGGTATTCTATTTCTTCATTATGTAA
- the ytfJ gene encoding GerW family sporulation protein, with protein MTSSILESIKRNNEERVQYIMEHPIENLMKTAMTNLKEMVDVNTIVGSPVSTADGNVVLTVSQVAFGFGAGGSDFKGDFITEKHNGGQNQHKENKQGHPFGGGSGAGVSISPVAFLVVGSNGVQVLHLNSSTHLIEKALNTVPSTVDKFVNGRQK; from the coding sequence ATGACTTCCTCTATTTTGGAAAGTATAAAAAGGAATAATGAGGAAAGGGTGCAATACATAATGGAACATCCAATTGAAAATTTAATGAAAACGGCAATGACAAATTTAAAAGAGATGGTAGATGTAAATACGATTGTTGGGAGTCCGGTTTCAACAGCTGACGGAAATGTAGTATTAACAGTATCTCAAGTGGCTTTTGGTTTTGGAGCTGGTGGAAGTGATTTTAAAGGGGATTTCATTACTGAAAAACATAACGGTGGGCAAAATCAGCATAAAGAGAACAAGCAAGGGCATCCATTTGGAGGAGGAAGCGGGGCTGGGGTTTCCATTAGTCCAGTGGCTTTTTTAGTAGTTGGTTCTAATGGGGTGCAAGTATTACATCTCAACAGTAGTACACATTTAATTGAAAAGGCTTTAAATACTGTACCAAGCACTGTAGATAAATTTGTAAATGGTCGTCAAAAGTGA
- a CDS encoding YkuS family protein, with protein MARIGVENSLTDVQQALQQQGHEVVTLNSEQDAQGCDCCVVTGQDSNMMGIADASIKGSVITAHGLTTDEICQQVESRT; from the coding sequence ATGGCTAGAATTGGCGTTGAAAACTCATTAACAGACGTTCAACAAGCTCTTCAGCAACAAGGTCATGAAGTTGTTACACTTAACTCAGAACAGGATGCACAAGGGTGCGATTGTTGTGTGGTAACTGGGCAAGATTCCAATATGATGGGCATTGCAGATGCATCAATTAAAGGATCAGTCATTACAGCTCACGGTTTAACAACGGATGAAATTTGTCAACAAGTTGAAAGTCGCACTTAA
- a CDS encoding TrkH family potassium uptake protein, whose protein sequence is MDVTKKQGLYNRLIRLNPPQILALGFFCLIVVGGLLLKLPFATKVHISWVDAFFTATSAATVTGLGVVDTASTFTMFGEIVIMFLIQTGGLGLMTIAILIVWVLGKKIGLRHRLLIGEAFNQTNIGGLVKLVKRVFIFSICIELIGVIFLSFRFIPEFGFGKGLYYSIFHVIASYNNAGFALWPDNLTRYVGDPIINIGICSLIVIGGLGFTVLIDMWYSRSFRKLSLHSKIMIIGTVVLNVIAMIVIFVLEYNNVKTLGNLPLNEKLWASFFQGITPRTAGFNTVDYGGMEESSILFTMILMFIGAGSVSTGGGIKLTTFVILITSVLSFFRKKEEIVLFQRTIKMSTVTRALAIAVASQILIFAAVFILMLTENFSFIQLLFETISAFGTVGLTMGITAKLSAFGKCIIMFVMFCGLIGPLTLVFSLARPAKQKIKYPSEDVFTG, encoded by the coding sequence ATGGACGTAACAAAAAAACAAGGACTTTATAATCGTCTTATACGATTAAACCCACCACAAATATTAGCATTAGGTTTTTTCTGCTTAATTGTGGTTGGCGGTTTGTTATTAAAATTACCATTCGCAACGAAAGTACATATTAGTTGGGTAGATGCTTTCTTTACAGCAACGTCAGCAGCGACCGTAACTGGTTTAGGAGTAGTGGATACAGCAAGTACATTTACGATGTTTGGCGAAATTGTTATTATGTTTTTAATTCAAACAGGTGGTCTAGGTCTTATGACAATTGCCATTTTAATTGTTTGGGTACTAGGTAAAAAAATCGGATTACGTCATCGTTTGTTAATTGGAGAAGCATTTAATCAAACAAATATAGGTGGTCTTGTAAAATTAGTAAAGCGTGTCTTTATATTTTCGATTTGTATTGAACTTATTGGGGTCATCTTTTTATCGTTTCGCTTTATTCCAGAGTTTGGTTTTGGAAAAGGTTTATACTATAGTATTTTTCATGTAATTGCATCTTATAATAATGCAGGCTTTGCTTTATGGCCAGATAATTTAACAAGATATGTAGGGGATCCCATTATTAATATTGGGATTTGCTCTTTAATTGTAATAGGGGGACTCGGTTTTACCGTATTAATTGATATGTGGTATAGCCGTAGTTTTCGAAAATTATCGCTTCATTCGAAAATCATGATTATTGGAACAGTAGTGCTAAATGTTATAGCGATGATTGTTATTTTTGTATTGGAATATAATAATGTGAAGACGTTAGGGAATTTACCTTTAAATGAAAAGTTATGGGCTTCTTTCTTCCAAGGTATAACTCCTCGTACTGCTGGATTTAATACAGTTGACTACGGGGGAATGGAAGAATCATCTATATTATTTACGATGATTTTGATGTTTATTGGTGCAGGAAGTGTATCGACAGGTGGAGGAATTAAATTAACGACGTTTGTTATCTTAATTACATCTGTCCTTTCTTTCTTTAGAAAAAAGGAGGAAATCGTATTATTTCAGCGTACGATAAAAATGTCAACAGTAACGAGAGCATTAGCCATTGCTGTTGCCAGTCAAATACTTATTTTTGCAGCGGTATTTATATTAATGCTGACAGAAAACTTCAGCTTTATTCAATTATTATTTGAGACGATATCAGCGTTTGGCACAGTCGGATTAACGATGGGAATTACTGCAAAGCTATCGGCATTCGGAAAATGTATTATTATGTTTGTTATGTTTTGCGGATTGATTGGACCATTAACACTTGTGTTCTCTTTAGCGCGACCAGCAAAACAAAAAATAAAATATCCATCGGAAGATGTGTTTACAGGATAA
- a CDS encoding MarR family winged helix-turn-helix transcriptional regulator yields the protein MSQNREQLMEELSTNVFAMFRTLRNDIGKIFGGYIPWNEFIVLRILNRTNKEMVSRVANELNVSNSHITAVTEKLINKGFVTRSRSTSDRRVVYLEITEQGKDLVSKMEDAKKQYLQERFSALSEDEMNVMISISQKLI from the coding sequence TTGTCTCAAAATCGAGAGCAATTAATGGAAGAACTATCGACAAATGTGTTTGCTATGTTTCGCACGTTGCGTAATGATATTGGAAAAATATTCGGTGGTTACATACCGTGGAATGAATTCATCGTTCTGAGAATATTAAATCGTACGAATAAAGAAATGGTATCGCGTGTAGCAAATGAATTAAATGTGTCGAATAGTCATATTACAGCTGTTACAGAAAAATTAATTAATAAAGGTTTTGTAACTCGTTCACGTTCTACATCAGATCGCCGAGTTGTGTATTTAGAGATTACAGAACAAGGGAAAGATTTAGTTTCGAAAATGGAAGATGCGAAAAAACAATATTTACAAGAAAGATTCTCTGCACTTTCAGAAGATGAAATGAATGTAATGATTTCAATTTCCCAAAAACTTATTTAA
- a CDS encoding MATE family efflux transporter, with protein sequence MKETTSFSQKLKQFVLLFFPIFVTQMSLFAMSFFDTTMSGHASPTDLAGVAIGTSIWIPVSTGLTGILMATTPIVAQLVGSKKKEDVPHVVIQAVYLAICASFVVILIGFFVVSPILNGMRLEEPVERIAAQFLSIIAIGIIPLFTYTVLRGFIDALGKTRTTMIITLLSLPINVILNYLLIFGNFGFPKLGGVGAAIASTATYWCILIITVIIIQTKEPFASFNIFKQLYRPSLSSWTAFLKLGVPIGFAIFFETSIFAAVTLMMSNFSTTTIAAHQAAMNFASLLYMTPLSLAMAMTIAVGFEVGAKRYNNAKQYGLIGIGLALAFALLYSILLYFFDDQIASIYTTDAKVHHLAKEFLIFAILFQISDAIATPVQGALRGYKDVNVALIMTLIAYWIIGLPLGYILATYTEWAAKGYWIGLIIGLAFGAAFLLIRLFQVQRKYITQNSR encoded by the coding sequence ATGAAAGAAACTACTTCATTCTCACAAAAGTTAAAGCAATTTGTATTACTATTTTTTCCGATTTTCGTAACGCAAATGTCATTATTTGCGATGAGTTTTTTTGATACAACAATGTCAGGACATGCAAGTCCAACTGATTTAGCAGGTGTTGCAATTGGAACAAGTATATGGATTCCAGTTAGTACGGGGTTAACAGGAATTTTAATGGCTACTACTCCCATTGTTGCACAGCTCGTTGGATCCAAGAAAAAAGAGGACGTTCCCCACGTTGTCATACAAGCAGTTTATTTAGCAATTTGTGCTAGCTTCGTTGTTATCCTCATCGGTTTCTTCGTCGTTTCACCTATTTTAAATGGCATGCGCTTAGAAGAACCTGTGGAACGTATTGCAGCGCAATTTTTAAGTATTATCGCAATAGGAATTATACCTTTATTCACTTACACTGTTTTACGTGGATTTATTGATGCATTAGGAAAAACTCGAACAACGATGATTATTACATTACTATCATTACCAATTAACGTAATATTGAATTACCTATTAATTTTTGGTAACTTCGGTTTCCCAAAGCTTGGTGGTGTCGGAGCAGCAATTGCTTCCACTGCAACATATTGGTGCATTTTAATTATTACAGTCATTATTATTCAGACGAAAGAGCCTTTTGCCTCTTTCAACATTTTCAAACAATTATACCGACCTTCTCTTTCGAGTTGGACAGCATTCTTAAAACTTGGCGTCCCTATCGGATTTGCTATCTTTTTTGAAACAAGTATTTTCGCTGCGGTAACGCTCATGATGAGTAATTTTAGTACGACAACTATTGCAGCTCACCAAGCAGCTATGAACTTTGCTTCCTTGTTATATATGACTCCGCTAAGTTTAGCAATGGCAATGACTATTGCGGTTGGATTCGAAGTTGGAGCAAAACGTTACAATAATGCAAAACAATACGGACTGATTGGAATTGGATTAGCCCTTGCCTTTGCTTTATTATATTCGATTCTTCTCTACTTTTTTGATGATCAAATTGCTTCTATTTATACGACAGATGCAAAAGTTCATCATTTAGCAAAAGAATTTCTTATCTTTGCAATTTTATTTCAAATTTCAGATGCAATTGCAACCCCTGTACAAGGAGCTTTGCGTGGTTATAAAGATGTAAATGTTGCTCTAATTATGACTTTAATTGCTTATTGGATAATTGGTCTACCACTAGGTTACATATTAGCAACGTATACAGAATGGGCCGCGAAAGGCTATTGGATCGGTCTTATTATCGGTCTAGCATTTGGCGCTGCCTTCCTACTTATCCGTCTTTTTCAAGTACAACGAAAATATATAACACAAAACAGCCGCTAA
- a CDS encoding thioredoxin family protein, translating to MKANLTKEVLIMNLQQWADKGMSFDTYVNEMKVNQYELLHIYNNFLIPNELLPVLEERQNDGWRVIVLTADWCGDALLCVPVMKRISEVANIDMSLLIRDENLELMDQYLTNGTARAIPIFIFIDKDGNEQAVWGPRAPKVQELVTSMRATLPEKEDPTFEEKQKEMYANFRATLADDTSLWEHVMENMMEKVVK from the coding sequence ATGAAAGCAAATCTTACTAAAGAGGTGTTAATTATGAACTTACAACAATGGGCTGATAAAGGTATGTCCTTTGATACATATGTGAATGAAATGAAAGTAAACCAATACGAACTACTACACATTTACAATAACTTTTTAATTCCAAATGAATTACTTCCTGTATTAGAAGAACGTCAAAATGATGGCTGGCGTGTTATCGTATTAACTGCTGATTGGTGTGGCGATGCTCTTTTATGCGTACCTGTTATGAAACGCATTTCTGAAGTTGCAAATATTGATATGAGTTTATTAATTCGCGATGAAAACTTAGAATTAATGGATCAATATTTAACAAATGGAACAGCACGTGCGATTCCAATCTTTATTTTCATTGATAAAGACGGAAATGAACAAGCTGTTTGGGGACCACGCGCTCCAAAAGTACAAGAATTAGTAACTTCAATGCGCGCTACATTACCTGAAAAAGAAGATCCAACATTCGAAGAAAAACAAAAAGAAATGTATGCTAATTTCCGTGCTACATTAGCTGATGATACTTCTCTTTGGGAACATGTAATGGAAAACATGATGGAAAAAGTAGTAAAATAA
- the ilvN gene encoding acetolactate synthase small subunit, producing the protein MKRIVTATVRNQSGVLNRITGVMTRRHFNIESISVGHTESSDISRMTIVVHVESEQQVEQLIKQLHKQIDVLKVSDITEEAMIARELALIKVATSVARAELYSLIEPFRAAVIDVGKDSIVVQVTGTQEKVEALIELLRPYGLKEIARTGVTAFTRSMKKQDKQVMLIQ; encoded by the coding sequence GTGAAGAGAATTGTTACAGCGACAGTTCGAAATCAAAGTGGTGTGTTAAACCGAATTACAGGGGTTATGACACGAAGACATTTTAATATTGAAAGTATTTCAGTAGGTCATACGGAATCATCTGACATATCGCGGATGACGATTGTTGTACACGTTGAAAGTGAACAGCAAGTCGAGCAGTTAATTAAACAACTTCATAAGCAAATTGATGTTTTGAAAGTATCAGATATTACAGAAGAAGCGATGATTGCAAGAGAACTTGCACTTATTAAAGTAGCGACTTCAGTAGCAAGAGCTGAATTATACAGTTTAATTGAACCGTTTCGAGCCGCTGTAATAGATGTTGGGAAGGATTCCATAGTTGTGCAAGTAACAGGTACTCAGGAAAAAGTAGAAGCGTTAATTGAATTACTTCGTCCATACGGTTTGAAAGAAATTGCAAGAACAGGTGTAACAGCCTTTACGCGTAGTATGAAAAAACAAGATAAGCAAGTTATGTTAATCCAATAA
- a CDS encoding dicarboxylate/amino acid:cation symporter: MKQTKAILIALFLGLVVGLTLNLAAPSIFEPLNQYVFNPIGQLFIRLIKMLVVPVVFISIVLGAAGLGDPKQLGRIGLKSISFFLVTTAVAISIAVTFALIIKPGAGGNFKTEGLKYEGAKTETSFVDTLLNIVPDNPAKAMADGNMLQIIAFAVLIGLGIAILGKRVQGIHSLLEQGNELMMYLVNIVMKLAPIGTFGLLASSVGKMGLTGVAAMFKYMIVVMLVLIIHGVFVYGGLLKVLAKESIVRFFKHFGPVMAIGFSTSSSNASLPFAMKTAQDKLGVPKAISSFVQPLGATINMDGTAIMQGVATVFIAQVYGVELTLPQLAMVVLTAVLASIGTAGVPGVGLVMLTMVLNQVNLPVEGIALIIGIDRILDMSRTAVNISGDAICAMIVAKSEEKYNTDQSAAS; the protein is encoded by the coding sequence TTGAAACAAACAAAAGCAATCTTAATCGCATTATTTCTAGGTCTAGTTGTTGGACTCACTCTAAATTTAGCTGCTCCATCTATCTTTGAGCCACTAAATCAATATGTGTTCAACCCAATTGGTCAATTGTTTATTCGACTTATTAAAATGCTAGTTGTTCCCGTTGTGTTCATTTCTATCGTACTTGGTGCTGCCGGTCTTGGAGATCCGAAACAACTTGGAAGAATCGGTTTAAAATCAATTTCATTCTTCCTCGTAACAACTGCGGTTGCCATCTCTATAGCGGTTACATTTGCACTTATTATAAAACCAGGAGCTGGCGGTAATTTTAAAACAGAAGGTCTTAAGTATGAAGGTGCAAAAACTGAAACATCTTTCGTCGACACATTGCTAAATATCGTACCAGATAACCCAGCAAAAGCGATGGCTGACGGAAACATGTTACAAATCATTGCCTTTGCCGTATTGATTGGACTCGGTATAGCTATTTTAGGAAAACGAGTTCAAGGTATCCATTCATTACTTGAACAGGGCAACGAATTAATGATGTATCTTGTTAATATCGTTATGAAATTAGCCCCAATTGGAACATTCGGTTTGCTCGCTTCATCCGTTGGTAAAATGGGTCTTACAGGCGTCGCTGCGATGTTCAAGTATATGATTGTCGTTATGTTAGTACTCATTATTCACGGGGTCTTTGTATATGGCGGCTTATTAAAGGTATTAGCAAAAGAAAGTATTGTTCGTTTCTTTAAACATTTCGGACCAGTAATGGCAATTGGATTTAGTACATCTAGCTCTAATGCATCGCTTCCATTTGCAATGAAAACAGCACAAGATAAACTTGGCGTTCCAAAAGCGATAAGCTCATTTGTACAACCACTAGGGGCAACTATTAATATGGATGGTACTGCCATTATGCAAGGGGTAGCCACTGTATTTATCGCTCAAGTATACGGTGTTGAACTTACATTACCCCAATTAGCTATGGTTGTATTAACTGCTGTACTAGCTAGTATCGGTACTGCTGGTGTACCTGGTGTTGGACTTGTAATGCTTACAATGGTTTTAAATCAAGTAAATCTGCCAGTAGAAGGCATCGCTTTAATTATCGGTATTGACCGTATTCTAGATATGTCTAGAACAGCTGTAAACATTTCTGGCGATGCAATTTGCGCAATGATTGTCGCAAAATCAGAAGAAAAATATAATACGGATCAATCGGCAGCATCTTAA
- a CDS encoding DUF3911 family protein, which yields MACVQIKGTRQEVVEMLQLFDLMDTKGFCKFDNYVEVEPNTKEHNHFIASIDIHSNTSSAQDTLNDQFVSQMLTGVYND from the coding sequence ATGGCGTGTGTACAAATTAAAGGAACGAGACAAGAGGTAGTAGAAATGCTGCAATTATTTGATCTAATGGATACGAAAGGTTTTTGTAAATTCGATAATTACGTAGAGGTAGAACCAAATACGAAAGAACATAATCATTTTATTGCTTCAATTGACATCCATTCAAATACTTCTTCAGCACAAGATACATTAAACGACCAATTCGTTAGTCAAATGCTTACTGGCGTATATAACGACTAA
- the ilvE gene encoding branched-chain-amino-acid transaminase — protein sequence MNEQWIFLNGEFAPKDEAKVSVYDHGYLYGDGVFEGIRVYSGNVFRLREHLVRLYESAKSILLEIPYSLDEVTNIVVETIQQNKLSNGYIRLVVSRGAGNLGLDPDSCKKPNVVVIAEQLSLFPQEYYEKGIPVVTVATRRNRPDVLSPQVKSLNYLNNILVRIEAKLAGVQEALMLNDQGYVAEGSGDNVFIVKGNKLITPPSSAGALEGITRNAILEIGEKLGYDVREELFTRHDVYVADEVFLTGTAAEVIAVTTVDGRTIGLGQTGPHTNRLLEEFRKLVVEDGEKIYEENKVG from the coding sequence GTGAATGAGCAATGGATTTTCTTAAATGGAGAATTTGCTCCAAAAGATGAAGCAAAAGTTTCAGTATATGATCATGGCTATTTATATGGCGATGGAGTATTTGAAGGAATTAGAGTTTATAGCGGTAATGTTTTCCGTTTGAGAGAGCATCTTGTCCGGTTGTATGAATCAGCAAAATCAATCCTTTTAGAAATTCCATATTCATTAGATGAAGTAACAAATATTGTTGTTGAGACAATTCAACAAAATAAATTATCTAATGGATACATTCGACTTGTTGTATCAAGAGGAGCAGGAAATCTTGGATTGGATCCCGATTCATGTAAGAAGCCGAATGTAGTAGTAATTGCAGAACAATTATCTTTATTCCCACAAGAATATTATGAGAAAGGGATTCCAGTTGTAACAGTTGCAACGCGCCGAAATCGTCCCGATGTTTTATCCCCTCAAGTAAAATCTTTAAATTACTTAAACAATATTTTAGTTCGTATTGAAGCGAAATTAGCTGGAGTACAAGAAGCACTTATGTTAAATGATCAGGGATATGTAGCTGAAGGATCAGGAGATAACGTGTTTATTGTTAAAGGAAATAAATTAATTACACCACCAAGTTCTGCTGGAGCGTTAGAAGGTATTACACGAAACGCCATTTTAGAAATTGGTGAAAAACTTGGATATGACGTAAGAGAAGAGTTATTTACAAGACATGATGTATATGTAGCTGATGAGGTGTTTTTAACAGGAACAGCTGCTGAAGTTATTGCTGTTACGACAGTAGATGGTAGAACGATTGGCTTAGGGCAAACAGGTCCACATACGAACCGTTTATTAGAAGAGTTTCGTAAGTTAGTTGTAGAAGATGGAGAGAAAATTTATGAAGAAAACAAAGTTGGATAA
- the ilvB gene encoding acetolactate synthase large subunit translates to MSSKTEEKLATGAQLLLEALEKEGVEVIFGYPGGAVLPLYDALYDCEIPHILTRHEQGAIHAAEGYARITGNPGVVIATSGPGATNVITGLADAMIDSLPLVVFTGQVATTLIGSDAFQEADIMGLTMPVTKHNYQVRKASDLPRIIKEAFHIAKTGRPGPVVIDLPKDMVVEKGERCSNVQMDLPGYNPNYEPNLLQINKLLQVIETAKKPLILAGAGILHAKASKELTSFARKYEIPVVHTLLGLGGFPPDDELFLGMGGMHGSYTANMALYECDLLINIGARFDDRLTGNLAFFAKGATVAHIDIDPAEIGKNVPTEIPIVASAKQALEVLLQSEGKKENHHEWLFLLKSRKEKYPFSYKRNSQRIKPQYAIDMLYEITKGEAIVTTDVGQHQMWAAQYYPLKNPDKWVTSGGLGTMGFGFPAAIGAQIAKPEELVIAIVGDAGFQMTLQELSVLKEHVLPVKVFILNNEALGMVRQWQDEFYNQRYSHSLLPCQPDFVALANAYGIKGVRIDNPLLAKKQIQHAIELQEPVVIDCRVLQSEKVMPMVAPGKGVHQMEGVEKG, encoded by the coding sequence ATGTCTTCAAAAACGGAAGAGAAACTGGCAACTGGTGCACAGCTATTGTTAGAAGCGCTAGAAAAGGAAGGCGTAGAAGTGATTTTCGGTTATCCGGGTGGTGCCGTTTTACCTCTCTATGATGCATTGTATGATTGTGAAATTCCACATATTTTAACAAGGCATGAGCAAGGGGCGATTCACGCTGCTGAAGGGTATGCCAGAATTACAGGGAATCCAGGGGTTGTAATTGCAACGAGTGGACCAGGTGCTACAAATGTAATTACGGGTCTAGCTGATGCGATGATTGATTCATTGCCACTTGTAGTATTTACAGGCCAAGTAGCAACAACGTTAATTGGGAGCGATGCTTTTCAAGAGGCAGATATTATGGGACTTACGATGCCAGTGACAAAACATAACTATCAAGTGCGAAAGGCCTCAGATTTACCTCGGATTATTAAAGAAGCATTTCATATTGCTAAAACAGGAAGACCAGGACCAGTCGTTATTGACCTTCCGAAAGATATGGTAGTCGAGAAAGGTGAGCGATGTAGCAATGTACAAATGGATTTACCAGGATATAACCCTAATTATGAACCGAATCTACTTCAAATAAACAAATTACTACAAGTAATTGAAACCGCAAAAAAACCGTTAATTTTAGCTGGAGCGGGTATATTGCACGCGAAAGCGTCGAAAGAATTGACAAGTTTTGCTCGTAAATATGAAATCCCTGTTGTGCATACATTACTTGGACTTGGTGGTTTTCCGCCAGATGATGAACTATTTCTAGGGATGGGGGGAATGCACGGTTCTTATACAGCCAATATGGCATTATATGAATGCGACTTACTCATTAATATAGGCGCGAGATTTGATGATCGTCTTACTGGAAATTTAGCTTTTTTTGCTAAAGGGGCGACTGTTGCACATATCGATATTGATCCAGCAGAAATCGGGAAAAATGTGCCAACAGAGATTCCTATTGTTGCAAGTGCTAAGCAGGCGTTAGAAGTATTGCTTCAATCAGAAGGAAAGAAAGAAAATCATCATGAATGGCTCTTTTTATTAAAGAGTAGAAAAGAAAAATATCCATTCTCTTATAAACGAAATTCTCAACGTATTAAACCTCAATATGCGATTGATATGCTATATGAAATTACGAAGGGAGAAGCGATTGTAACAACAGACGTTGGGCAACACCAAATGTGGGCAGCACAATATTATCCGCTGAAAAATCCAGATAAATGGGTAACTTCTGGCGGATTAGGAACGATGGGGTTCGGATTTCCAGCAGCAATCGGTGCGCAAATTGCAAAGCCTGAAGAATTAGTTATTGCAATTGTTGGTGATGCTGGGTTTCAAATGACTCTGCAAGAATTAAGTGTATTAAAAGAACACGTTTTACCTGTTAAAGTATTTATTTTAAATAATGAAGCTTTAGGAATGGTAAGACAATGGCAAGATGAATTTTACAACCAAAGATATTCGCACTCTTTATTGCCATGCCAACCAGATTTCGTCGCTCTTGCGAATGCATATGGCATAAAAGGTGTTCGTATTGACAATCCACTTCTTGCAAAGAAGCAAATCCAGCATGCAATTGAATTACAAGAGCCAGTCGTAATTGATTGTCGTGTACTTCAATCAGAGAAGGTTATGCCGATGGTTGCACCAGGAAAAGGTGTTCACCAAATGGAGGGAGTGGAAAAAGGGTGA
- a CDS encoding SRPBCC family protein has translation MSFAIEIVIPAPIDVVFDYVNNDEKILEWSTFMVENRYPPNVDINNPREGDKYISVQKMGKKIYEFEAEILECEAPYIVSIGCEMKQGYTVATYMLEEDEEGTSLTLIIEFEPNNFLYKIMYKLTGWMTRGVYMGEIERLAECVDAAYSQKKGL, from the coding sequence GTGAGTTTTGCAATAGAAATAGTAATTCCAGCACCAATTGATGTCGTTTTTGATTATGTAAATAATGATGAGAAGATATTGGAATGGAGTACCTTTATGGTAGAAAACAGGTATCCTCCAAATGTAGATATAAACAATCCTCGTGAAGGGGATAAATATATATCTGTGCAAAAGATGGGTAAGAAAATATATGAGTTTGAGGCAGAAATTTTAGAGTGTGAAGCACCTTATATCGTATCAATTGGATGTGAAATGAAGCAAGGCTATACAGTCGCAACTTATATGTTAGAAGAGGATGAAGAAGGCACATCACTTACTTTAATTATAGAATTTGAACCGAATAATTTTTTATATAAGATTATGTATAAGTTGACTGGGTGGATGACTCGTGGAGTCTATATGGGGGAGATAGAGCGTCTAGCAGAGTGCGTAGATGCCGCATATTCTCAGAAAAAAGGATTATAA